From a single Phocoena sinus isolate mPhoSin1 chromosome 1, mPhoSin1.pri, whole genome shotgun sequence genomic region:
- the MFSD4A gene encoding major facilitator superfamily domain-containing protein 4A isoform X3: MGCDVRVSGLLRRNLQPTLTYWSVFFSFGLCIAFLGPTLLDLRCQTHSSLPQISWVFFSQQLCLLLGSALGGVFKRTLAQSLWALFTSSLAISLVFAAIPFCRDVKVLASVMALAGLAMGCIDTVANMQLVRIYQKDSAVFLQLPVPMAVLCLLSKERLLTCCPQRRPLLLSADELTLETQPPEKEDTSSLPPKFHPGHEDLFRCCQRKNFKGVPSSFFAIHITAALVLFMTDGLTGAYSAFVYSYAVEKPLSVGHKVAGYLPSLFWGFITLGRLISIPISSRVKPATMVFVNVVGVVVTFLVLLVFSYNVVFLFVGTASLGLFLSSTFPSMLAYTEDILQYKGCATTVLVTGAGVGEMALQMLVGSIFQARGSYSFLVCGVIFGGLAFTFYILLLFFHRMHPGLSSVPTQDKALGMESLECYQR; encoded by the exons ATGGGCTGCGACGTCCGCGTGTCAGGGCTGCTCCGCCGCAACCTGCAGCCCACGCTCACCTACTGGAGCGTCTTCTTCAGCTTCGGCCTGTGCATCGCCTTCCTGGGGCCCACGCTGCTGGACCTGCGCTGCCAGACGCACAGCTCGCTGCCCCAGATCTCCTGGGTCTTCTTCTCGCAGCAGCTCTGCCTCCTGCTGGGCAGCGCCCTCGGGGGCGTCTTCAAGAGGAC CCTGGCCCAGTCGTTATGGGCCCTCTTCACCTCTTCTCTGGCCATCTCCCTGGTGTTCGCCGCCATCCCCTTCTGCCGAGACGTGAAGGTGCTGGCCTCAGTCATGGCGCTGGCGGGCCTGGCCATGGGCTGCATCGACACCGTGGCCAACATGCAGCTGGTGAGGATCTACCAGAAGGACTCGGCGGTCTTCCTCCAG ctcccgGTGCCCATGGCTGTGCTGTGTCTGCTGTCCAAAGAGCGGCTGCTGACCTGCTGCCCTCAGAGGAGGCCCCTACTCCTGTCTGCAGATGAGCTCACCCTGGAGACGCAGCCTCCTGAGAAGGAAGACACTTCCTCGCTGCCCCCTAAGTTTCACCCAG GGCACGAGGACCTGTTCCGCTGCTGCCAGAGGAAGAACTTCAAAGGagtcccttcttctttcttcgcCATCCACATCACAGCCGCCCTGGTCCTGTTCATGACCGACGGCTTGACG GGGGCATACTCCGCCTTTGTGTACAGCTATGCAGTAGAGAAACCGCTGTCTGTGGGACACAAGGTGGCCGGTTACCTCCCCAGCCTCTTCTGGGGCTTCATCACTCTGGGTCGGCTCATCTCCATTCCCATCTCCTCAAGAGTGAAGCCAGCTACCATGGTTTTCGTCAATGTG GTCGGCGTGGTGGTGACGTTCCTGGTGCTTCTTGTTTTCTCCTACAACGTCGTCTTCCTGTTCGTGGGAACAGCCAGTCTGGGCCTGTTCCTCAGCAGCACCTTTCCCAGCATGCTGGCCTACACTGAGGACATCCTGCAGTACAAAG GCTGTGCGACCACGGTGCTGGTAACAGGGGCAGGCGTTGGTGAGATGGCCCTCCAGATGCTGGTTGGTTCG ATATTCCAGGCTCGGGGCAGCTATAGTTTCCTGGTCTGTGGCGTGATCTTTGGTGGCTTGGCTTTTACCTTCTATATCTTGCTCCTGTTTTTCCACAGGATGCACCCTGGACTCTCATCAG TTCCTACCCAGGACAAAGCACTTGGAATGGAAAGCCTGGAGTGCTACCAGAGGTAA
- the MFSD4A gene encoding major facilitator superfamily domain-containing protein 4A isoform X1: protein MGCDVRVSGLLRRNLQPTLTYWSVFFSFGLCIAFLGPTLLDLRCQTHSSLPQISWVFFSQQLCLLLGSALGGVFKRTLAQSLWALFTSSLAISLVFAAIPFCRDVKVLASVMALAGLAMGCIDTVANMQLVRIYQKDSAVFLQVLHFFVGFGALLSPLIADPFLSEANCLPTNRTANATSGGHLLHASSVLAHHHTGAQPWSNQTLTPQDGAGARVSYAFWIMALINLPVPMAVLCLLSKERLLTCCPQRRPLLLSADELTLETQPPEKEDTSSLPPKFHPGHEDLFRCCQRKNFKGVPSSFFAIHITAALVLFMTDGLTGAYSAFVYSYAVEKPLSVGHKVAGYLPSLFWGFITLGRLISIPISSRVKPATMVFVNVVGVVVTFLVLLVFSYNVVFLFVGTASLGLFLSSTFPSMLAYTEDILQYKGCATTVLVTGAGVGEMALQMLVGSIFQARGSYSFLVCGVIFGGLAFTFYILLLFFHRMHPGLSSGKERICFYTRGGKQSRGAHERCCGS from the exons ATGGGCTGCGACGTCCGCGTGTCAGGGCTGCTCCGCCGCAACCTGCAGCCCACGCTCACCTACTGGAGCGTCTTCTTCAGCTTCGGCCTGTGCATCGCCTTCCTGGGGCCCACGCTGCTGGACCTGCGCTGCCAGACGCACAGCTCGCTGCCCCAGATCTCCTGGGTCTTCTTCTCGCAGCAGCTCTGCCTCCTGCTGGGCAGCGCCCTCGGGGGCGTCTTCAAGAGGAC CCTGGCCCAGTCGTTATGGGCCCTCTTCACCTCTTCTCTGGCCATCTCCCTGGTGTTCGCCGCCATCCCCTTCTGCCGAGACGTGAAGGTGCTGGCCTCAGTCATGGCGCTGGCGGGCCTGGCCATGGGCTGCATCGACACCGTGGCCAACATGCAGCTGGTGAGGATCTACCAGAAGGACTCGGCGGTCTTCCTCCAG gttctccatttctttgtgggCTTTGGTGCACTGCTGAGCCCCCTTATCGCTGACCCCTTTCTGTCTGAGGCCAACTGCTTGCCTACCAATAGAACAGCCAACGCCACCTCCGGCGGCCACCTGCTCCACGCCTCCAGTGTCCTGGCCCACCACCATACTGGGGCCCAGCCTTGGTCCAACCAGACGCTGACCCCACAGGACGGGGCAGGGGCCCGCGTGTCCTATGCCTTCTGGATCATGGCCCTGATCAAT ctcccgGTGCCCATGGCTGTGCTGTGTCTGCTGTCCAAAGAGCGGCTGCTGACCTGCTGCCCTCAGAGGAGGCCCCTACTCCTGTCTGCAGATGAGCTCACCCTGGAGACGCAGCCTCCTGAGAAGGAAGACACTTCCTCGCTGCCCCCTAAGTTTCACCCAG GGCACGAGGACCTGTTCCGCTGCTGCCAGAGGAAGAACTTCAAAGGagtcccttcttctttcttcgcCATCCACATCACAGCCGCCCTGGTCCTGTTCATGACCGACGGCTTGACG GGGGCATACTCCGCCTTTGTGTACAGCTATGCAGTAGAGAAACCGCTGTCTGTGGGACACAAGGTGGCCGGTTACCTCCCCAGCCTCTTCTGGGGCTTCATCACTCTGGGTCGGCTCATCTCCATTCCCATCTCCTCAAGAGTGAAGCCAGCTACCATGGTTTTCGTCAATGTG GTCGGCGTGGTGGTGACGTTCCTGGTGCTTCTTGTTTTCTCCTACAACGTCGTCTTCCTGTTCGTGGGAACAGCCAGTCTGGGCCTGTTCCTCAGCAGCACCTTTCCCAGCATGCTGGCCTACACTGAGGACATCCTGCAGTACAAAG GCTGTGCGACCACGGTGCTGGTAACAGGGGCAGGCGTTGGTGAGATGGCCCTCCAGATGCTGGTTGGTTCG ATATTCCAGGCTCGGGGCAGCTATAGTTTCCTGGTCTGTGGCGTGATCTTTGGTGGCTTGGCTTTTACCTTCTATATCTTGCTCCTGTTTTTCCACAGGATGCACCCTGGACTCTCATCAGGTAAGGAAAGAATCTGTTTctacacaagaggaggaaaacagaGCAGGGGGGCACATGAGAGATGCTGTGGATCTTAG
- the MFSD4A gene encoding major facilitator superfamily domain-containing protein 4A isoform X2, translating to MGCDVRVSGLLRRNLQPTLTYWSVFFSFGLCIAFLGPTLLDLRCQTHSSLPQISWVFFSQQLCLLLGSALGGVFKRTLAQSLWALFTSSLAISLVFAAIPFCRDVKVLASVMALAGLAMGCIDTVANMQLVRIYQKDSAVFLQVLHFFVGFGALLSPLIADPFLSEANCLPTNRTANATSGGHLLHASSVLAHHHTGAQPWSNQTLTPQDGAGARVSYAFWIMALINLPVPMAVLCLLSKERLLTCCPQRRPLLLSADELTLETQPPEKEDTSSLPPKFHPGHEDLFRCCQRKNFKGVPSSFFAIHITAALVLFMTDGLTGAYSAFVYSYAVEKPLSVGHKVAGYLPSLFWGFITLGRLISIPISSRVKPATMVFVNVVGVVVTFLVLLVFSYNVVFLFVGTASLGLFLSSTFPSMLAYTEDILQYKGCATTVLVTGAGVGEMALQMLVGSIFQARGSYSFLVCGVIFGGLAFTFYILLLFFHRMHPGLSSVPTQDKALGMESLECYQR from the exons ATGGGCTGCGACGTCCGCGTGTCAGGGCTGCTCCGCCGCAACCTGCAGCCCACGCTCACCTACTGGAGCGTCTTCTTCAGCTTCGGCCTGTGCATCGCCTTCCTGGGGCCCACGCTGCTGGACCTGCGCTGCCAGACGCACAGCTCGCTGCCCCAGATCTCCTGGGTCTTCTTCTCGCAGCAGCTCTGCCTCCTGCTGGGCAGCGCCCTCGGGGGCGTCTTCAAGAGGAC CCTGGCCCAGTCGTTATGGGCCCTCTTCACCTCTTCTCTGGCCATCTCCCTGGTGTTCGCCGCCATCCCCTTCTGCCGAGACGTGAAGGTGCTGGCCTCAGTCATGGCGCTGGCGGGCCTGGCCATGGGCTGCATCGACACCGTGGCCAACATGCAGCTGGTGAGGATCTACCAGAAGGACTCGGCGGTCTTCCTCCAG gttctccatttctttgtgggCTTTGGTGCACTGCTGAGCCCCCTTATCGCTGACCCCTTTCTGTCTGAGGCCAACTGCTTGCCTACCAATAGAACAGCCAACGCCACCTCCGGCGGCCACCTGCTCCACGCCTCCAGTGTCCTGGCCCACCACCATACTGGGGCCCAGCCTTGGTCCAACCAGACGCTGACCCCACAGGACGGGGCAGGGGCCCGCGTGTCCTATGCCTTCTGGATCATGGCCCTGATCAAT ctcccgGTGCCCATGGCTGTGCTGTGTCTGCTGTCCAAAGAGCGGCTGCTGACCTGCTGCCCTCAGAGGAGGCCCCTACTCCTGTCTGCAGATGAGCTCACCCTGGAGACGCAGCCTCCTGAGAAGGAAGACACTTCCTCGCTGCCCCCTAAGTTTCACCCAG GGCACGAGGACCTGTTCCGCTGCTGCCAGAGGAAGAACTTCAAAGGagtcccttcttctttcttcgcCATCCACATCACAGCCGCCCTGGTCCTGTTCATGACCGACGGCTTGACG GGGGCATACTCCGCCTTTGTGTACAGCTATGCAGTAGAGAAACCGCTGTCTGTGGGACACAAGGTGGCCGGTTACCTCCCCAGCCTCTTCTGGGGCTTCATCACTCTGGGTCGGCTCATCTCCATTCCCATCTCCTCAAGAGTGAAGCCAGCTACCATGGTTTTCGTCAATGTG GTCGGCGTGGTGGTGACGTTCCTGGTGCTTCTTGTTTTCTCCTACAACGTCGTCTTCCTGTTCGTGGGAACAGCCAGTCTGGGCCTGTTCCTCAGCAGCACCTTTCCCAGCATGCTGGCCTACACTGAGGACATCCTGCAGTACAAAG GCTGTGCGACCACGGTGCTGGTAACAGGGGCAGGCGTTGGTGAGATGGCCCTCCAGATGCTGGTTGGTTCG ATATTCCAGGCTCGGGGCAGCTATAGTTTCCTGGTCTGTGGCGTGATCTTTGGTGGCTTGGCTTTTACCTTCTATATCTTGCTCCTGTTTTTCCACAGGATGCACCCTGGACTCTCATCAG TTCCTACCCAGGACAAAGCACTTGGAATGGAAAGCCTGGAGTGCTACCAGAGGTAA